TCTCTCTCTCGCCGCTGTCAGGTGTCACTGTTGGTCGCGCAGTAGTCACTACCTGTCGCGCAGAACTACCTCACCCGGCGCGACTCGTGAACCGGGCGAGAGTTTGACGCCAGCGTTCAGGCTACTGTTGATGCCGGTCTTCGTCCCATCACCCACGACCACGCCAAACTTCCGGCGACCCGTCGAGACGCGTTCGCCCTTGACCGTGAACTGCACCGATTGGTCGTCGTGGCGCAGATTGGCGACGTTCGTTCCCGCACCGAAGTTCACCTCACGCCCGAGTAGGCTGTCGCCGACGTAGCTGAGGTGACCCACGGTTGCGTCGCGCATGAAGACGCTATTTTTGACCTCCGCGCTGTGGCCGACTTTCGCGCCTTCGCCGAGGAGCGTCGCACCGCGAACGTAGGCGTTCGGCCCGACGCTCGCCCCCGACCGAATCAGTGCGGGGCCTTCGACCACGACGCCAGCGTCGATTGCCGCGCCCTCCTCGACGACGACTGGGCCGCGCAGGTCGGCAGTTTCGTGGACGCTTCCGCGCACGTCGCGCTCCAATTCGCCCAATTTCCACTCGTTGGCTTCCAGCAACTCCCATGGCCGACCCACGTCGAGCCAGCGGTCGAGTTCGACTGCGGTCACGTCGTACTCGTCTACGACGCGGGCGAGAACGTCCGTGATTTCGTACTCGCCGCGCTCGCTCTCGCCGACGTCGAGCCATTCGCTGGCCTCCGCTGGGAAGTGATACGCGCCGGTGTTGGCGAGGTCGGTCGGCGGGTCCGCAGGTTTCTCGACGATGTTCGTGACTGTCGCCGTCTCGGTCTGCGTCGAGAGGACGCCGTAGTTCGTGGGGTCGGAGACGCGGTACGCACCGACGGCCGGGCCAGCGTCGAACAGTTCTTCGACGCCGTCCGGGTCGTAGAGGTTGTCACCGTTCAGTACGACGAACGACCCGTCGAGGTACTCGCGGGCGGCCCGAACCGCGTCGGCAGTTCCAGCCTGTTCTTCTTGGACGGCGTACTCGACGGGGACCCCGGCGTACTCCGACCCGAAGTACTCGCGCACCACGTCGGCCTCGTAGCCGACGACGAAGACGAGTTCGGACGCTCCTGCTCGGACCGCGGCGTCCGCGGCGTGGGCAGCGAGTGGCCGGTCGGCGACCGGCAACATCGGTTTCGGCACTGACCCGGACAGTGGACGGATGCGAGTCCCCTCGCCCGCGGCGAGGACGACTGCTTGCGTTCGCGGAACTTCCATATCGAAACCACCCAGCGGCGGGACTTTGTTACCCCCCTCTTGACGACTCGTAAGTGTGAGATACCCGGGGAGTAGGGCGCGATGTGGGAACCGGAACGCCTCACGTGACGGTACGATAGGTGGGACCTACGCGGCCGGTATTCTCCCCTACCGCTCTCTCAGCAAGTGTATAACAAAGGGGAGCGCTGGCTATGGGAACAGTATCACTCGCAATCCGTCCGTAGCGGCGAACGGCGAAGCACAACGCGTGATGGAGATGACCGACGACAATGCTAAGCGAGGGTTATGCAACCGCCTGCTGGCCCCGCGATTCGGACGACGCGTATCGTGACGGTTCGAACGTAAAAATCCGACGTAACAACTCAGCTATGATATCGAACGAAATGGGGGTGCCCTACTGAT
The sequence above is a segment of the Halorussus halophilus genome. Coding sequences within it:
- the glmU gene encoding bifunctional sugar-1-phosphate nucleotidylyltransferase/acetyltransferase, with the protein product MEVPRTQAVVLAAGEGTRIRPLSGSVPKPMLPVADRPLAAHAADAAVRAGASELVFVVGYEADVVREYFGSEYAGVPVEYAVQEEQAGTADAVRAAREYLDGSFVVLNGDNLYDPDGVEELFDAGPAVGAYRVSDPTNYGVLSTQTETATVTNIVEKPADPPTDLANTGAYHFPAEASEWLDVGESERGEYEITDVLARVVDEYDVTAVELDRWLDVGRPWELLEANEWKLGELERDVRGSVHETADLRGPVVVEEGAAIDAGVVVEGPALIRSGASVGPNAYVRGATLLGEGAKVGHSAEVKNSVFMRDATVGHLSYVGDSLLGREVNFGAGTNVANLRHDDQSVQFTVKGERVSTGRRKFGVVVGDGTKTGINSSLNAGVKLSPGSRVAPGEVVLRDR